The following are from one region of the Brienomyrus brachyistius isolate T26 chromosome 4, BBRACH_0.4, whole genome shotgun sequence genome:
- the LOC125740563 gene encoding integrin beta-1-like produces the protein MSTRLPHTVVFIAVICATSAQQEGSKCVHADAKSCGECIQAGETCAWCSDPNFLKQGEPTSSRCDELKVLRRKNCSAAMIENPHGSRRIELDKPVTNRHKSKAAWPRPEEITQIQPQKLSMELRIGEPQSFNLTFKRADDYPIDLYYLMDLSYSMNDDLQNVKNLGTALMEEMKSITSDFRIGFGSFVEKTVMPFISTSPAMMQNPCSLHQHCTSPFSYKNVLSLTSNGTEFNRLVSEQQISGNLDSPEGGFDAMMQVAVCGEHIGWRNVTRLLVFSTDAGFHFAGDGKLGGIVLPNDGKCHLVDNIYSMSHYYDYPSIAHLVQKLSENNIQTIFAVTQDFQPIYKELKNLIPKAAVGTLSSNSSNVIQLIIDAYNSLSSEVILENSKLPAGVSMAYTSHCKDGIARRGEDGRKCLNISIGDAVTFTISVTAQKCLKDNKEHSIKIKPLGFNEEVEILLSFICTCACQQHGEPNSPRCHGGNGTFECGACRCNEGRIGQLCECSTDEVDTKDMDVNCRRDNGSEICSNNGDCICGTCVCHKRQNPEERYSGKYCECDNFNCDRYESKLCGGHGRCECRVCICDANYTGSACDCPLDTTSCLAPNQQICNGRGVCECGVCKCTDDKYQGRTCESCRTCPDACIEHKDCVECRAFGTGEKKKNCSEECGYFVLELVDDQKSLPDSGQHIPCKQRAENDCWFYYIYGVVNGTQEMVYVAKKQECPVAPDILPIVLGVVVGIVLIGLALLMIWKLLTVIHDRREFAKFEKEKLNAKWDSGENPIYKSAVTTIINPKYEGK, from the exons ATGTCCACGAGGCTGCCTCATACAGTGGTCTTCATTGCTGTCATTTGTGCCACCAGTGCCCAACAAG AGGGAAGCAAGTGTGTCCATGCTGATGCcaagtcctgtggggagtgtatACAGGCGGGAGAGACCTGCGCCTGGTGCTCAGACCCC AATTTCCTGAAGCAGGGAGAGCCAACCTCGTCCCGGTGCGATGAGCTGAAGGTTCTGAGGAGGAAGAACTGCTCAGCAGCCATGATTGAGAATCCGCACGGCAGTCGGAGGATTGAGCTGGACAAGCCTGTCACCAACCGCCACAAGAGCAAGGCGGCGTGGCCGAGACCTGAGGAGATAACGCAGATACAGCCGCAGAAGCTCTCCATGGAGCTGAGGATCG GGGAACCCCAGTCCTTTAATTTGACCTTCAAGCGAGCTGATGACTACCCCATTGACCTCTACTACCTCATGGACCTCTCTTACTCCATGAACGATGACCTGCAAAATGTTAAGAACCTGGGAACAGCCCTCATGGAGGAGATGAAGAGCATCACCTCGGATTTCCGAATCG GCTTCGGCTCCTTCGTGGAAAAGACGGTGATGCCCTTCATCAGCACCTCACCAGCCATGATGCAGAACCCGTGCTCTCTGCACCAGCATTGCACTAGTCCCTTCAGCTACAAGAATGTGCTGAGCCTCACCAGTAACGGGACGGAGTTTAACCGGCTGGTGAGCGAGCAGCAGATCTCCGGCAACCTGGACTCCCCGGAGGGAGGCTTTGACGCCATGATGCAGGTGGCCGTCTGTGGG GAACACATCGGCTGGAGGAACGTGACTCGGTTGCTGGTCTTCTCCACCGACGCCGGCTTCCACTTCGCCGGAGATGGCAAGCTGGGTGGCATCGTGCTGCCCAACGATGGCAAGTGCCACCTGGTGGACAACATCTACAGCATGAGCCACTACTAC GACTATCCCTCCATCGCACATCTGGTCCAGAAGCTGAGCGAGAACAACATCCAGACCATCTTTGCCGTCACACAGGACTTTCAGCCTATTTACAAG GAACTGAAGAACCTCATTCCCAAGGCTGCAGTGGGGACCTTGTCGTCCAATTCCAGCAACGTCATCCAGCTCATCATCGACGCCTACAAT TCCTTATCATCTGAAGTGATTCTGGAGAACAGCAAGCTACCAGCTGGTGTGAGCATGGCATACACGTCTCACTGCAAGGATGGCATCGCTCGAAGGGGCGAGGATGGCAGGAAGTGCCTAAATATATCAATCGGGGATGCG GTGACTTTCACCATCAGTGTCACAGCACAGAAATGCTTGAAGGACAACAAGGAGCATTCCATCAAGATCAAGCCCCTGGGCTTCAACGAGGAGGTGGAGATCCTGCTTAGCTTCATCTGCACGTGTGCCTGTCAGCAGCATGGCGAGCCCAACAGCCCACGGTGCCATGGCGGAAACGGCACATTCGAATGTGGGGCCTGCAG GTGTAACGAAGGTCGCATCGGCCAGCTATGCGAGTGCAGCACGGACGAGGTTGACACCAAGGACATGGATGTCAACTGTCGCCGTGACAATGGCAGCGAGATCTGCAGCAACAACGGGGACTGCATCTGCGGAACGTGCGTGTGTCACAAGAGGCAGAACCCGGAGGAGCGCTACTCAGGGAAGTACTGCGAGTGCGACAACTTCAACTGCGATCGCTATGAAAGCAAGCTGTGTGGAG GACACGGCCGCTGCGAGTGCCGTGTGTGCATCTGCGACGCCAACTACACGGGCAGTGCATGCGACTGCCCGCTGGACACCACGTCCTGTCTGGCCCCCAACCAACAGATCTGCAACGGCCGTGGTGTCTGTGAGTGCGGCGTGTGCAAGTGCACCGATGACAAATACCAGGGGCGGACCTGCGAGAGCTGCCGCACCTGCCCCGATGCCTGCATCGAGCACAA GGACTGCGTTGAGTGCAGGGCCTTCGGCACTGGGGAGAAGAAGAAGAACTGCAGTGAAGAGTGTGGGTACTTCGTGCTGGAACTCGTGGACGATCAGAAGTCGCTGCCGGACTCTGGGCAACACATCCCCTGTAAACAGCGGGCCGAAAATGACTGCTGGTTCTACTACATCTACGGGGTCGTCAATGGCACGCAGGAAATGGTGTATGTAGCTAAAAAGCAAG